The Bradysia coprophila strain Holo2 chromosome X unlocalized genomic scaffold, BU_Bcop_v1 contig_12, whole genome shotgun sequence genome window below encodes:
- the LOC119067489 gene encoding ATP synthase lipid-binding protein, mitochondrial yields the protein MFVSTASRLAPVARNIMVNGTKAYLRPLSSAVISQSQTLAAQSTTPVALLPQVRSFQTSPVTRDIDSAAKFIGAGAATVGVAGSGAGIGSVFGSLIIGYARNPSLKQQLFSYAILGFALSEAMGLFCLMMAFLLLFAF from the exons atgttcGTGTCGACTGCATCTCGTCTAGCCCCAGTTGCCAGAAACATC ATGGTTAACGGAACAAAGGCTTACCTTCGGCCATTGAGCAGTGCTGTTATCAGCCAAAGCCAGACATTAGCCGCCCAATCAACAACCCCAGTGGCTCTACTCCCACAAGTCAGGTCTTTCCAGACCTCACCAGTCACACGGGACATTGATTCCGCCGCCAAATTCATTGGTGCTGGAGCTGCCACAGTCGGAGTAGCTGGATCCG GTGCTGGTATCGGATCGGTATTCGGTTCCCTCATCATTGGCTACGCCAGAAATCCATCACTCAAACAGCAATTGTTCTCATACGCCATTTTGGGTTTCGCTTTGTCCGAAGCTATGGGTCTTTTCTGTCTTATGATGGCGTTCTTGTTGCTGTTCGCCTTCTAA